Sequence from the Gloeocapsopsis dulcis genome:
CAAAGCCAATACCCATATTAAAAGTATTAAACATTGCTGTGGAATTTACTGCTCCTGCTGCGGCTAACCATTGAAAGACTGGTGGAATTATCCAGTTTAAATTGATTTGAATCGACTGATTTTGACCTAAGCAACGTGGAAGATTTTCTAGTAAGCCCCCGCCTGTAATGTGTGCCATTCCGTGAATTTCCAATCCAGCTTTGAGTGCTTCGAGAACAGGCTTTACGTAAATTCGCGTAGGTGTCAAGAAAACTTCGCCTAAAGTTTTACCTGCAAAAATTTGTGGGCGATCGCTCCAAGAATACCCGCACTCATCCACAATTTTTCGCACCAAACTAAAACCATTGCTGTGAACGCCATCACTTGCTAAACCAATCGCTACATCTCCCAGTTGCACTTGAGAACCATTGAGCATTTGGCTTTTTTCTACAATTCCAACGCAGAAGCCTGCTAAATCATACTCATCCGCTTGATAAAAACCTGGCATTTCTGCGGTTTCTCCTCCTAGCAATGCACAGCCTGCGATTTGACATCCACGGCTAATTCCTGTGACTACTTGCGTTAATTGTTCCTGATTTAACTTCCCTGTTGCTACGTAGTCTAGAAAAAATAACGGTTCTGCACCCACTGTGAGGACATCATTAACACACATTGCGACTAAATCAATTCCGACAGTGTAATGATTGTTAAGTGTAAAAGCTAACTTTAGCTTTGTTCCTACACCGTCAGTACCAGAAACTAAGACAGGCTCTTTAAATCCGCTTGGCAAGGCAAAACAGCCACTAAATCCACCAAGTCCCCCCATGACTTCAGGACGATGGGTACTCTGCACAAGATCGCGGATTTGCTCAACGAAGGCTCTACCAGCCTCTACATCCACACCTGCTTCGCGATAATCCATGCCAAGATACCTACAATTTTGCGATCGCTGTCGGATGTATTTTACTCTTCACAGGGGTGAGGGGTGAGGGGTAAGAAAATTTTTAAGCAATCAAATTTTTAAAATTAGCATTTTATGGGGAATTTACCCATTAGCATTACGGTTTCTTATATGTTAATTAGCCCCAAATGTAACGTAATATTAAGTTTTATTAAGATGTCAAGTTAATTGCCAAATCGGGGAACGTAGTGAGAGACAGGGTTTGTGTTGTGAAACACGTTTCTTAATTTTGCTTAAAATTTGAGTTTTCTATTGCATCACTGATCCCCTATCCAAAAAGTTCATGGTAGTCTGTTGCAGTTGTGAAACAGAAGTGAAAACGTAACGAGTTTGAGTTATTGGAGTTTCCATCTCCCTTTGACCAATCTCAGATTAAAAGTGCAATTTTTATAGCGAGCGCATGAACAAAAAACTTTTGTGGACTACTGCCGCCTTACTAGCTACTGCTGTAGGCATTCCTCCCAGCTACGCGGAATCAACCTCAACCATTGAACCGTCAGCGGTGAACGAATCGGCAACTCCCATCTCAACACCAAAGGCAACTAGCCCTGTGAAAGTGGGTGAGTATCAGTCCCCAACAAGACAATCAAACTCGGTAGTTGCTCGGATTCAGCCGCATCAACAAGCAGGACGTCAAGCAGCAACAATTTACGTCAAAAATATCCCCGTCTTGACTTTTCTGGATAGCGATGTGGTAAGTAGTGCTAACACTAAACCACAAACGAAAGTTGCAACAAGTACAAACCAAGCAGATTTGAGTAAAGCTGACACAGCATCAGAAGCTAACAGTGCTGTACGGCGGGCAACAAAAGTTGCAGCCAAGATTAATCAACTACACTTGAACGGCGTAGACGCTAGCAAGATTACAGCTAAATGGAAAGCAAATGCAGCACCAGACCAAGGCGATCGCTATGCCATTGATCTCAATAAAGAAGAACTCGTTGAGATCAACTCTCTAACTCGACTTCCCGATCAAACAAAAGATTTAAGTGAAGACGCCTTACAAGCGACAAATCGCCTGCGGAGATTACTCGGTAACGCACCTCCTCTGCAAGAAGTTGCTGATAAACCTGCACCCAAGCAAGTTGCTGCACCACAAGCAAATGCGTCAAAGCAAACTAAGCAAAATGCAAGAGCAGTCCTCAGTGGTATAGCTTCTTGGTATGGTCCGGGCTTTCATGGTAATCGTAGTGCCAGTGGCGAAAGGTTCAACCAAAATGCCATGACAGCGGCTCATCGCAGTTTACCTTTTGGGACAAAAGTGCGAGTCACGAATAAAAGAAACGGTCGATCTGTAATTGTCCGGATTAACGATCGCGGTCCGTTTACTGGAGGTAGAATTATTGACCTTTCTGCTGCTGCGGCGCGTGTTTTAGGAGTACTTAACTCAGGTACTGCACCTGTGCAGGTAGAGGTACTCGGGAGATAATTTAAGAGAACCAAAGCTCAGGTGATGGGGAGTTTAAGAGAGTTATGAGTGTTGAGTGTTGAGTGTTGAGTTTAAGACTTAATTCAATAATTGCCTCCGGCACGCTTACGCGAACAAAACTCAAAATTCAAAATTCAAAACTTAAAACTTTTAACCCCATTACCCTGATCCTTGATTACTGATCTCTCCTCCTCTCACCCTGAGAATTAGCGGTAAACTAGCGAGTGGGTGAAAGAAACAAACGGGAGTTTTTGGTGCGCCTGTTTACAACAATTGCGGCACTACGTTGTTACCTAGATTGCCGCTCAGCAGACAACCATCTGACGCCAGAGGAACTCAGTAGTGGATGTTCTTCATCTCAATCAGTTGGTTTGGTTCCTACAATGGGAGCCTTGCACGCAGGTCATTTGAGTCTAATTCAACGGGCAAGACAAGAAAATGAGACAGTCATTGTCAGCATTTTTGTTAACCCACTACAATTTGGACCAAATGAAGATTATCAAAGTTACCCCCGTACACTTGAGCGCGATCGCGAATTGTGCAAGCAAGTAGGAGTAGATGCCTTATTTGTTCCTACTCCAGCAGAAATGGGAATAGATAAGCCCTCAACGTTTCTCACTCAAGTGATACCTCCAATAGAAATGACCTCGGTTTTGTGCGGGCGATCGCGTCCTGGTCATTTTCAAGGTGTCGCTACGATTGTCACTAAGCTACTGAATGTTGTACAACCCGATCGCGCCTACTTTGGGCAAAAAGACGGTCAGCAACTCGCAATTATTCGCCGAGTAGTTAACGATTTAAATATCCCAGTTGAGATGATTGGTTGTCCAATTGTCCGTGAAACGTCTGGACTGGCGATGAGTTCTCGCAATCAATATTTAACACCTGCTCAAAGAGAGGAAGCTGCGGTTTTGTATCGTAGTTTACAACAAGCAAAGCAAGCTTTTGATACAGGAGAGTACTTTAGCAAAGCCTTAATAGAAACTGTAAAAAAAGAAGTCGCTACCGCGAGTGCTGTTACCCTGGAATATGTTGAATTAGTGCATCCGCTGACATTGATGCCATTGGAGAAAATAGAGGAATCAGGAATGCTAGCGATCGCAGCGCGAGTTGGTACAGCGCGGTTAATTGATAATGTAATTTTGCAAAATCGTCAGCCAATCATTGCGATTGATGGTCCAGCAGGTGCAGGTAAATCCACAGTGGCGCGTCAAGTTGCAGCAAAGTTGGGATTATTGTATCTCGACACAGGTGCAATGTACCGTGCGTTAACTTGGTTAGTGCTGCAACTTGGAATTTCTTTTGACGATTGCACGGCGATTGCTGAGTTAGCAAGTCTTAGTCAAATTCAGCTTGTCCCCGAAGTCGATCTCGAATCACCGCAGCGTGTTTGGATTAACAATCAAGAAGTGACTCAAGCAATTCGCACTATTGAGGTGACATCCCAAGTATCAGCGATCGCTGCACAACCTGCGGTACGCAAAGCATTAGTGCAAAAACAACAAGCCTTTGGTAAAGAAGGAGGTTTGGTTGCCGAAGGACGTGATATTGGTACTCAGGTTTTTCCTGATGCCGATCTTAAAATATTCTTAACTGCTTCGGTACAAGAGCGAGCCAAACGGCGACAACAAGACTTTGAACAAGGTCAAATTAATATTAGCTTGACACAACTTGAAAAAGATATCGCCGAACGCGACAAAAAAGATAGTACGCGTGAAGTGTCTCCTCTGCAAAAAGCCGCAGATGCAATTGAGGTACAAA
This genomic interval carries:
- a CDS encoding septal ring lytic transglycosylase RlpA family protein, whose protein sequence is MNKKLLWTTAALLATAVGIPPSYAESTSTIEPSAVNESATPISTPKATSPVKVGEYQSPTRQSNSVVARIQPHQQAGRQAATIYVKNIPVLTFLDSDVVSSANTKPQTKVATSTNQADLSKADTASEANSAVRRATKVAAKINQLHLNGVDASKITAKWKANAAPDQGDRYAIDLNKEELVEINSLTRLPDQTKDLSEDALQATNRLRRLLGNAPPLQEVADKPAPKQVAAPQANASKQTKQNARAVLSGIASWYGPGFHGNRSASGERFNQNAMTAAHRSLPFGTKVRVTNKRNGRSVIVRINDRGPFTGGRIIDLSAAAARVLGVLNSGTAPVQVEVLGR
- the purM gene encoding phosphoribosylformylglycinamidine cyclo-ligase; translated protein: MDYREAGVDVEAGRAFVEQIRDLVQSTHRPEVMGGLGGFSGCFALPSGFKEPVLVSGTDGVGTKLKLAFTLNNHYTVGIDLVAMCVNDVLTVGAEPLFFLDYVATGKLNQEQLTQVVTGISRGCQIAGCALLGGETAEMPGFYQADEYDLAGFCVGIVEKSQMLNGSQVQLGDVAIGLASDGVHSNGFSLVRKIVDECGYSWSDRPQIFAGKTLGEVFLTPTRIYVKPVLEALKAGLEIHGMAHITGGGLLENLPRCLGQNQSIQINLNWIIPPVFQWLAAAGAVNSTAMFNTFNMGIGFVVLVPPAQVEQAIAWFNSQDIAAYAIAQVIPGTGTLEGLPA
- a CDS encoding bifunctional pantoate--beta-alanine ligase/(d)CMP kinase, giving the protein MRLFTTIAALRCYLDCRSADNHLTPEELSSGCSSSQSVGLVPTMGALHAGHLSLIQRARQENETVIVSIFVNPLQFGPNEDYQSYPRTLERDRELCKQVGVDALFVPTPAEMGIDKPSTFLTQVIPPIEMTSVLCGRSRPGHFQGVATIVTKLLNVVQPDRAYFGQKDGQQLAIIRRVVNDLNIPVEMIGCPIVRETSGLAMSSRNQYLTPAQREEAAVLYRSLQQAKQAFDTGEYFSKALIETVKKEVATASAVTLEYVELVHPLTLMPLEKIEESGMLAIAARVGTARLIDNVILQNRQPIIAIDGPAGAGKSTVARQVAAKLGLLYLDTGAMYRALTWLVLQLGISFDDCTAIAELASLSQIQLVPEVDLESPQRVWINNQEVTQAIRTIEVTSQVSAIAAQPAVRKALVQKQQAFGKEGGLVAEGRDIGTQVFPDADLKIFLTASVQERAKRRQQDFEQGQINISLTQLEKDIAERDKKDSTREVSPLQKAADAIEVQTDGKKVAEVIAEIIDYYHQRLSRQ